The following proteins come from a genomic window of Micromonospora zamorensis:
- a CDS encoding carbohydrate ABC transporter permease: MTTTAPGPGRSPTRERPEPPRRRPLTLRRRESRAGLALVAPTLLVTIAVIGIPIVWTVVLAFQRVRLATLRKTGLFGDFTMDNIDRVLHTPGFAETLWVTLIYSVGGTVGSIVLGLVAALVVRRPFRGRTLVRASMLLPYVAPVVAVTFVWQVMLDPQLGIVNAWGQRLLGWDAPVPFLSQESTALATVIAFEAWRYFPFAFLFLLARLQAVPGELEEAARVDGATPTQRFRHILLPQLLPVIALLGVLRFIMTFNKFDDVYLLTGGAAGTEVVSVRVYEFLTARTDIGAAAAQAVVLAVVLIVFVLIYLRFFGRRVS; encoded by the coding sequence TTGACGACCACCGCGCCCGGCCCCGGCCGCTCCCCCACCCGGGAGCGGCCGGAGCCACCCCGGCGCCGACCACTGACCCTGCGCCGCCGCGAATCCCGGGCCGGGCTCGCGCTGGTCGCACCGACCCTGCTCGTCACGATCGCGGTCATCGGCATCCCGATCGTGTGGACCGTGGTGCTCGCCTTCCAACGGGTCCGGCTCGCCACGCTGCGCAAGACCGGCCTGTTCGGCGACTTCACCATGGACAACATCGACCGGGTGCTGCACACCCCCGGCTTCGCCGAGACGCTGTGGGTGACGCTGATCTACAGCGTCGGCGGCACCGTCGGGTCGATAGTGCTCGGCCTGGTGGCCGCCCTGGTGGTCCGCCGGCCGTTCCGGGGTCGCACCCTGGTCCGGGCGTCCATGCTGCTGCCGTACGTGGCGCCGGTGGTCGCGGTGACCTTCGTCTGGCAGGTGATGCTCGACCCGCAGCTCGGCATCGTCAACGCGTGGGGCCAGCGCCTGCTCGGCTGGGACGCCCCGGTGCCGTTCCTGTCCCAGGAGTCGACGGCCCTGGCCACGGTGATCGCGTTCGAGGCGTGGCGCTACTTCCCGTTCGCCTTCCTGTTCCTGCTGGCCCGGCTCCAGGCGGTGCCCGGTGAGTTGGAGGAGGCCGCCCGGGTCGACGGAGCCACCCCCACCCAACGGTTCCGGCACATCCTGCTGCCCCAACTGCTGCCGGTGATCGCCCTGCTGGGCGTGCTGCGCTTCATCATGACGTTCAACAAGTTCGACGACGTCTACCTGCTCACCGGCGGCGCGGCGGGCACCGAGGTGGTCAGCGTGCGGGTGTACGAGTTCCTCACCGCCCGTACCGACATCG
- a CDS encoding ABC transporter substrate-binding protein, which yields MSAPPRRILATTLIMALTASTLLACGDDESDSSSKKITVWSLEDVADRVTATKAIVADFTAKTGIQVDLVTVNEDQFPSLIAANAAAGDLPDVVGSVSLAGIRTLAGNELLHASANAEVVDKLGRQTFSPRALELTSDEGKQLSVPSDGWGQLLVYRKDLFTAAGLPAPDTYERITAAAARLNTGGVAGITAATAPSDVFTQQTFEHLALANDCQLSDDSGKVTLDSPQCVEAFRFYGDLIRNSSVKGAQDVDTTRATYFAGKAAMVIWSPFILDELAGLRNDAKPTCPQCQADPGFLAKNSGFVTAIKGPNGTEPAQYGEISSWAVLDGAAADPAKSFVEYMLSDGYPSWFGMSPEGRFPVRKGTPAEPEAYLTRWNTSQAGVDAKKPLADVYGDEVLATLRRSPDTFGRWGLSQGQGKLVGAMLGELPVPKVLADLVSGKSDATATANRAKKDVDAIKAGVN from the coding sequence ATGTCAGCACCTCCGAGGCGGATACTCGCCACCACCCTGATCATGGCACTGACAGCGTCCACCCTGCTGGCCTGCGGAGACGACGAATCGGACAGCAGCAGCAAGAAGATCACCGTCTGGAGCCTGGAGGACGTCGCCGACCGGGTCACCGCCACCAAGGCGATCGTCGCCGACTTCACCGCGAAGACCGGGATCCAGGTCGACCTGGTGACCGTCAACGAGGACCAGTTCCCCTCCCTGATCGCCGCCAACGCCGCCGCCGGTGACCTGCCCGACGTCGTGGGTTCGGTCTCCCTCGCCGGCATCCGTACGCTCGCCGGCAACGAGCTGCTGCACGCCTCGGCGAACGCGGAGGTCGTCGACAAGCTGGGCAGGCAGACGTTCTCACCGCGGGCGCTGGAGCTCACCTCCGACGAGGGCAAGCAGCTCTCCGTGCCCAGCGACGGCTGGGGCCAACTGCTCGTCTACCGCAAGGACCTGTTCACCGCGGCCGGCCTGCCCGCACCCGACACGTACGAGCGGATCACCGCCGCCGCGGCGAGACTGAACACCGGCGGCGTCGCCGGGATCACCGCGGCGACCGCCCCCAGCGACGTGTTCACCCAGCAGACCTTCGAACACCTGGCGCTGGCCAACGACTGCCAGCTCAGCGACGACTCGGGCAAGGTCACCCTGGATTCGCCCCAGTGCGTCGAGGCGTTCCGCTTCTACGGCGACCTGATCCGCAACAGCTCGGTGAAGGGCGCGCAGGACGTGGACACCACCCGGGCCACCTACTTCGCCGGCAAGGCGGCCATGGTGATCTGGTCTCCGTTCATCCTCGACGAGCTGGCCGGGCTGCGTAACGACGCCAAGCCCACCTGCCCGCAGTGCCAGGCCGACCCGGGGTTCCTCGCGAAGAACAGCGGCTTCGTCACCGCGATCAAGGGCCCGAACGGCACCGAGCCGGCCCAGTACGGCGAGATCAGCTCCTGGGCCGTGCTGGACGGCGCGGCGGCCGACCCGGCGAAGTCCTTCGTGGAGTACATGCTCAGTGACGGCTACCCGAGCTGGTTCGGCATGTCCCCCGAGGGCCGCTTCCCGGTCCGCAAGGGCACACCGGCCGAGCCGGAGGCGTACCTGACCCGGTGGAACACCAGCCAGGCCGGCGTGGACGCCAAGAAGCCCCTCGCCGACGTGTACGGCGACGAGGTGCTGGCCACGCTGCGCCGCAGCCCGGACACGTTCGGGCGGTGGGGCCTCAGCCAGGGGCAGGGCAAGCTGGTCGGTGCCATGCTCGGGGAGCTGCCGGTGCCGAAGGTGCTGGCTGACCTCGTCTCCGGCAAGTCCGACGCGACGGCCACCGCCAACCGCGCCAAGAAGGACGTCGACGCGATCAAGGCGGGCGTCAATTGA
- a CDS encoding zinc-dependent alcohol dehydrogenase, with protein MGNWVVSLAGPRRISLEPCPPDPLGPGQVRVRTSYSGISAGTELTLYRGSNPRLSKDWDDAARMFVPRQTPVPYPLIGFGYEEVGEVVEVAPDVTDRHPGQLVWGIWGHRAEAVLAAEAVNPLPAGLDPLAAVFARPGAIALTAVLAGDLHLGDWVAVFGQGVIGLLATRLAVLSGARVVAVDPVPGRLEHAARYGARTTVDVRAESAAAVLRRATDGRGADVCLELSGAYPALHEAIRSTAHAGRVVAAGFYQGQADALGLGEEFHHNRIQLVAAQVSGPTPAPSMAGRWTGDRVAQTFMDLVAEHSVDPLPLVSHIVDASAVADALALLDRGAGDVLQVVLRF; from the coding sequence ATGGGCAACTGGGTGGTCTCTCTCGCCGGGCCTCGACGGATCAGCCTCGAGCCCTGCCCCCCGGATCCGCTCGGCCCCGGCCAGGTCCGGGTCCGCACCTCCTACTCGGGCATCTCCGCCGGCACCGAGCTGACCCTCTACCGGGGCAGCAATCCCCGGCTCAGCAAGGACTGGGACGACGCCGCCCGGATGTTCGTCCCCCGGCAGACCCCGGTGCCCTACCCGCTGATCGGCTTCGGCTACGAGGAGGTCGGTGAGGTCGTCGAGGTGGCGCCGGATGTCACCGACCGCCACCCCGGGCAGCTCGTCTGGGGCATCTGGGGGCACCGGGCCGAGGCCGTGCTCGCCGCCGAGGCGGTGAATCCGCTCCCCGCCGGGTTGGACCCGCTCGCCGCGGTCTTCGCCCGCCCGGGGGCCATCGCGCTGACCGCCGTGCTCGCCGGTGACCTGCACCTCGGCGACTGGGTCGCCGTCTTCGGGCAGGGCGTCATCGGGCTGCTCGCCACCCGACTCGCCGTGCTCTCCGGCGCCCGGGTGGTGGCCGTGGACCCGGTGCCCGGCCGGTTGGAGCACGCCGCCCGGTACGGCGCGCGAACCACTGTGGACGTCCGCGCCGAGTCCGCCGCCGCCGTGCTGCGTCGGGCCACCGACGGCCGGGGCGCGGACGTCTGCCTGGAGTTGTCCGGGGCGTACCCGGCGTTGCACGAGGCGATCCGATCCACCGCACACGCCGGTCGGGTCGTGGCCGCCGGCTTCTACCAGGGCCAGGCCGACGCGCTCGGCCTCGGCGAGGAGTTCCACCACAACCGCATCCAGTTGGTGGCCGCCCAGGTCTCCGGGCCCACCCCCGCGCCGAGCATGGCCGGGCGGTGGACCGGTGACCGGGTCGCGCAGACCTTCATGGACCTGGTGGCCGAACACAGCGTCGATCCGTTGCCGCTGGTCAGCCACATCGTCGACGCCAGCGCGGTCGCCGACGCCCTCGCGCTGCTCGACCGCGGCGCCGGTGACGTCCTCCAAGTGGTGCTGAGGTTCTAG
- a CDS encoding sugar phosphate isomerase/epimerase family protein, which yields MTTIALACQEQLLPGTNLIQKYALAAALGYQGIELRGRGDLAFARRLPELRRARAAGVVMPTVCVEMDHFIGDFDPARSADAVRNLRSQLSAIGELGGIGVMTPAAWGMFSRRLPPFEPPRPPAGDRQVLLDALGELGEHARAEGVTLFLEPLNRYEDHMVNRLDEAVALCAAVGLPSVRVVADTFHMNIEEDDMHRALRAAAPYLGHVQVSDSNRYQPGAGHLDWPALVRTLLELDYSGWLALECRLRGDPVRALQQAATVLRHALPRRAAA from the coding sequence ATGACCACCATCGCGCTGGCCTGCCAGGAACAACTCCTGCCGGGCACCAACCTGATCCAGAAGTACGCCCTCGCGGCCGCCCTCGGCTACCAGGGCATCGAGCTACGCGGACGCGGTGACCTCGCGTTCGCCCGTCGCCTGCCCGAGCTGCGCCGCGCCCGCGCCGCCGGGGTGGTGATGCCCACCGTCTGCGTCGAGATGGACCACTTCATTGGCGACTTCGACCCCGCCCGGTCCGCCGACGCCGTGCGCAACCTGCGCTCCCAACTGTCGGCCATCGGCGAGCTGGGCGGCATCGGCGTGATGACACCGGCCGCCTGGGGCATGTTCTCCCGGCGGCTGCCACCGTTCGAGCCGCCGCGCCCGCCGGCCGGTGACCGGCAGGTCCTCCTCGACGCCCTGGGCGAGCTGGGCGAGCACGCCCGGGCCGAGGGGGTCACCCTCTTCCTCGAACCCCTCAACCGGTACGAGGACCACATGGTCAACCGTCTCGACGAGGCGGTGGCGCTCTGCGCCGCTGTCGGGTTGCCGTCGGTCCGGGTGGTCGCGGACACCTTCCACATGAACATCGAGGAGGACGACATGCACCGCGCGCTGCGCGCCGCCGCGCCCTACCTCGGTCACGTGCAGGTCAGCGACTCCAACCGCTACCAGCCGGGCGCGGGGCACCTGGACTGGCCGGCGCTGGTGCGTACGCTGCTGGAGCTGGACTACTCCGGCTGGCTCGCCCTGGAGTGCCGGCTGCGCGGCGACCCGGTCCGGGCCCTGCAACAGGCCGCCACGGTGCTGCGTCACGCCCTGCCCCGGCGGGCCGCCGCGTGA
- a CDS encoding MGH1-like glycoside hydrolase domain-containing protein — MAGLRRLAVDTLDANWEHDHTVPSRTLYPHQWSWDSAFIAIGLAQIRPDRARRELTSLFRAQWADGRVPHIVFNPALRVGAYFPGPEMWRSADAQGTPDVDTSGLVQPPVHALAALLAYRRAPDPAGMAALRQLYPALVAQQRYLADRRDVVGDGLVCIVHPWESGLDNSPAWDEPMAAVGAEAAVMRAYRRHDTAHADAAHRPTDLDYARYLAIVAAYRDNGYDDRSLAEGHPFLVECPLFNAAFGAAEHALAEIAVLIGHDPGPHRARASRITEALVRRLYAPDTGTFQPRDLRTDRLVSARTVLGLTPLILPDLPTRQVDALVVEARSARFGVARHMERPLPTHDRTAPDFEPLRYWRGPSWLNTGWLIRRGLLAHGHPELAAGLRRSMIGLVAGAGCHEYFHPDTGVGLGSPAFSWTAALLLDLLAE; from the coding sequence ATGGCCGGGCTGCGCCGACTCGCTGTCGACACGCTCGACGCCAACTGGGAGCACGACCACACGGTGCCCTCCCGCACGCTCTACCCGCACCAGTGGAGCTGGGACTCGGCGTTCATCGCGATCGGGCTGGCCCAGATTCGTCCCGACCGGGCCCGGCGGGAGCTGACGAGCCTGTTCCGGGCCCAGTGGGCCGACGGAAGGGTGCCGCACATCGTGTTCAACCCGGCGCTGCGGGTCGGCGCGTACTTCCCGGGGCCGGAGATGTGGCGCTCGGCGGACGCCCAGGGCACTCCTGACGTGGACACGTCCGGCCTGGTCCAGCCGCCGGTGCACGCGCTCGCCGCGTTGCTCGCGTACCGGCGGGCACCCGACCCGGCCGGGATGGCCGCCCTGCGTCAGCTCTATCCCGCACTGGTCGCCCAGCAGCGTTACCTGGCCGACCGGCGGGACGTGGTCGGCGACGGGCTGGTCTGCATCGTGCACCCGTGGGAGTCCGGCCTGGACAACAGCCCCGCCTGGGACGAGCCGATGGCCGCGGTCGGAGCCGAGGCCGCGGTGATGCGCGCGTACCGTCGGCATGACACCGCGCACGCCGACGCCGCGCACCGCCCCACGGACCTGGACTACGCGCGTTACCTGGCGATCGTCGCCGCGTACCGCGACAACGGCTACGACGACCGGAGTCTGGCCGAGGGCCATCCGTTCCTCGTGGAGTGCCCGCTGTTCAACGCGGCGTTCGGGGCGGCCGAGCACGCCCTGGCCGAGATCGCCGTGCTCATCGGCCACGACCCCGGGCCGCACCGGGCCCGTGCGTCCCGGATCACCGAAGCCCTGGTACGCAGGCTGTACGCCCCGGACACCGGCACGTTCCAGCCCCGCGACCTGCGCACCGACCGGCTGGTCAGCGCCCGTACCGTGCTCGGGCTGACACCGCTGATCCTGCCCGACCTGCCGACCCGGCAGGTCGACGCGCTGGTCGTCGAGGCCCGCTCGGCGCGCTTCGGGGTGGCCCGGCACATGGAGCGGCCGTTGCCCACCCACGACCGCACCGCGCCCGACTTCGAGCCGCTGCGTTACTGGCGCGGCCCGAGCTGGCTGAACACCGGCTGGCTGATCCGGCGCGGGCTGCTCGCGCACGGGCACCCGGAGCTGGCCGCCGGGCTGCGCCGCTCGATGATCGGTCTGGTCGCCGGGGCCGGGTGCCACGAGTACTTCCATCCGGACACCGGCGTCGGGTTGGGCTCACCGGCGTTCAGTTGGACCGCCGCGCTGCTGCTCGACCTGCTGGCCGAGTGA
- a CDS encoding NUDIX hydrolase has product MPEIDKVAWILIEDGRVLSTRSVGKDVWYLPGGKREPGETDLETLRREIDEELSVDVDVRDAVHLGTFTAAAHGHAGGTTVRMTCYRAGYQGRLRPASEIAEMDWLGYADRHRTSPVDQIIFDYLLAEGLLR; this is encoded by the coding sequence GTGCCCGAGATCGACAAGGTGGCCTGGATCCTCATCGAGGACGGGCGGGTGCTGAGCACCCGGTCCGTGGGCAAGGACGTCTGGTATCTGCCCGGTGGCAAGCGGGAGCCGGGTGAGACCGACCTGGAGACCCTGCGCCGGGAGATCGACGAGGAGTTGAGCGTCGACGTGGACGTACGCGACGCGGTGCACCTGGGCACCTTCACCGCTGCGGCACACGGCCACGCGGGCGGCACCACAGTGCGGATGACCTGTTACCGGGCCGGATATCAGGGGCGGTTGCGCCCGGCCAGCGAGATCGCGGAGATGGACTGGCTGGGGTACGCCGACCGGCACCGCACCTCGCCGGTCGACCAGATCATTTTCGATTACCTGCTGGCCGAGGGCCTGCTGCGCTGA
- a CDS encoding DUF2267 domain-containing protein: MTDGDGFPYFIDAVSRRSGLPSEQAAALARAVLQTMAERVTGDAPDDLVGHLPDEVGGYLAGPAPDEPGTVGPAPDAVGTVGPAPGRGGVAGPGMDGPDAGLGLDVGGTAVPPHADAGPAEFLRRVGRRAAVDPATARAGTGAVFATLREAMTVREFRDMVARLPRGDEGGAAPERLGP; the protein is encoded by the coding sequence GTGACCGACGGCGACGGGTTTCCGTACTTCATCGACGCGGTGTCCCGGCGTTCCGGCCTGCCGAGCGAACAGGCCGCCGCGCTCGCCCGCGCCGTCCTCCAGACGATGGCCGAGCGGGTGACCGGCGACGCGCCCGACGACCTGGTGGGGCACCTTCCGGACGAGGTCGGCGGCTACCTGGCCGGTCCCGCGCCGGATGAGCCCGGAACCGTCGGTCCAGCGCCGGACGCGGTCGGGACGGTTGGTCCTGCCCCGGGGCGGGGTGGGGTCGCCGGCCCGGGCATGGACGGGCCGGACGCCGGGCTGGGCCTGGATGTCGGCGGCACCGCCGTTCCGCCGCATGCGGACGCCGGTCCGGCGGAGTTCCTTCGTCGGGTGGGACGGCGTGCCGCGGTGGATCCGGCGACCGCCCGGGCCGGAACCGGGGCGGTCTTCGCGACCCTGCGTGAGGCGATGACCGTACGGGAGTTCCGGGACATGGTGGCGAGACTGCCGCGCGGCGACGAGGGCGGGGCCGCGCCCGAACGGCTCGGGCCCTGA
- a CDS encoding NUDIX hydrolase: MDELPRDLPILERRAVRVVVTDGLDRVLLFHTRDPDHPRLGTWWELPGGGMDPGETYLDTAVRELHEETGILITADHVGAPTWRRRASFLHRQLRHVQDEVVVSVRLAGAGPDVDEAHRLDYELEDYFAFRWWPLPEVIASPERFYPGQLPRLITAFLAGEEIDEPFELWS; encoded by the coding sequence ATGGACGAGCTGCCCCGCGACCTGCCGATCCTGGAACGACGCGCGGTGCGGGTGGTGGTCACCGACGGCTTGGATCGGGTGTTGCTGTTCCACACCCGCGACCCTGACCACCCCCGGCTGGGCACCTGGTGGGAGCTGCCCGGCGGCGGCATGGATCCCGGAGAGACCTACCTCGACACGGCGGTGCGGGAGCTGCACGAGGAGACCGGCATCCTCATCACCGCCGACCATGTGGGCGCACCGACCTGGCGCCGACGGGCGAGCTTCCTGCACCGCCAGCTGCGGCACGTCCAGGATGAGGTCGTCGTCAGCGTACGGCTCGCCGGTGCCGGTCCCGACGTGGACGAGGCGCACCGGCTCGACTACGAGTTGGAGGACTACTTCGCCTTCCGCTGGTGGCCGCTGCCGGAGGTGATCGCGAGCCCGGAACGGTTCTATCCCGGGCAGCTCCCCCGGCTGATCACCGCCTTCCTCGCCGGCGAGGAGATCGACGAGCCGTTCGAGCTGTGGTCGTGA
- a CDS encoding type II toxin-antitoxin system PemK/MazF family toxin gives MAGLLRNVAARISRVGAVIPSPRRTGPAPAQVARRRQVSALQRRELTYAPERDGQADPGEIVWTWVPYEDDPRQGKDRPVLVVGRHSRTLFGLMLSSQSERDGQRHWFALGPGEWDRDNRPSWVRLDRVLTMREDSIRREGAVLDRPRFDRVGQALRAGYGWR, from the coding sequence GTGGCTGGTCTGTTGAGGAATGTCGCGGCTCGCATCTCCCGGGTAGGCGCGGTGATTCCGTCGCCTCGGCGCACCGGGCCGGCCCCCGCGCAGGTGGCCCGCCGCCGCCAGGTGAGCGCGTTGCAGCGTCGGGAGCTGACCTACGCTCCGGAGCGCGACGGCCAAGCCGACCCGGGCGAGATCGTCTGGACGTGGGTGCCGTACGAGGACGACCCCCGCCAGGGCAAGGACCGGCCGGTGCTGGTTGTCGGACGGCACAGCCGGACGCTGTTCGGGCTGATGCTGTCCAGCCAGAGCGAGCGGGACGGGCAGCGGCACTGGTTCGCGCTCGGGCCGGGCGAGTGGGATCGGGACAACCGGCCGAGCTGGGTCCGGTTGGACCGGGTACTCACCATGCGTGAGGACAGCATCCGCCGCGAGGGCGCCGTGCTGGACCGGCCCCGGTTCGACCGGGTCGGGCAGGCGCTGCGCGCCGGCTACGGCTGGCGCTGA
- a CDS encoding flavodoxin family protein, with amino-acid sequence MATIRALVLNCTLKPSPGPSSSEQLGREVLDELAAQGVEGELVRVVDHDVRFGVSTDEGDGDGWPAIRAKLLAAQVLIIATPIWLGQPSSVCKMVLERLDAELSETDDEGRLLTYGKVAGVAVVGNEDGAHHTIGQVQQALNEVGFTLAAAAATYWVGEALHKVDYRDAGPKPDTTGRTTKALALNTAHLARLLADRPYPPPDAKGAAVGPSRESA; translated from the coding sequence GTGGCGACCATCCGCGCCCTCGTGCTCAACTGCACCCTCAAGCCGTCACCGGGCCCGTCCAGCTCCGAACAGCTCGGTCGGGAGGTGCTCGACGAGTTGGCCGCCCAGGGCGTGGAGGGCGAACTGGTCCGGGTGGTGGACCACGATGTGCGCTTCGGCGTGTCCACCGACGAGGGCGACGGCGACGGCTGGCCGGCGATCCGCGCCAAGCTGCTGGCGGCGCAGGTGCTCATCATCGCCACGCCGATCTGGCTCGGCCAACCGTCCAGCGTCTGCAAGATGGTCCTCGAACGTCTCGACGCCGAACTCTCCGAGACCGACGACGAGGGCCGGCTGCTCACCTACGGCAAGGTGGCCGGGGTAGCCGTCGTCGGCAACGAGGACGGCGCGCACCACACCATCGGCCAGGTGCAGCAGGCGCTCAACGAGGTCGGGTTCACCCTCGCCGCCGCCGCGGCGACCTACTGGGTGGGTGAGGCACTGCACAAGGTGGACTACCGCGACGCCGGCCCCAAGCCCGACACCACCGGTCGCACCACGAAGGCGCTGGCGCTCAACACCGCACACCTGGCGCGGCTGCTCGCCGACCGGCCGTACCCGCCGCCGGACGCGAAGGGCGCCGCGGTCGGCCCGAGCCGCGAGTCGGCCTGA
- a CDS encoding ArsR/SmtB family transcription factor: MTTDPVSAVFAALADPTRRAILARLATGEATVNELAAPFPISLQAISKHLAVLERAGLIVRTREAQWRRCRLDPAPLRTLAEWVDQYRRLWDDRYDTLDDYLRDLKETRHEQSP, from the coding sequence ATGACAACAGATCCCGTCAGCGCGGTGTTCGCCGCACTCGCTGATCCCACCCGCCGGGCCATTTTGGCCCGGCTCGCAACCGGCGAGGCGACGGTCAACGAGCTGGCAGCGCCGTTCCCGATCAGCCTCCAGGCGATCTCCAAGCACCTCGCGGTGCTGGAGCGCGCCGGCCTGATCGTGCGGACCCGGGAGGCGCAGTGGCGTCGTTGCCGGCTCGACCCGGCGCCGCTGCGGACGCTCGCCGAGTGGGTCGACCAGTACCGCCGACTCTGGGACGACCGTTACGACACCTTGGACGACTACCTACGCGACCTGAAGGAGACCCGTCATGAACAATCTCCCTGA
- a CDS encoding SRPBCC family protein — translation MNNLPDLTIDLPSDREVTLTRSFDAPRELVYAAHTQAEHLKHWWGRGNPLDVEIDFRVGGHYRCVEHAQDGNDYAFRGEYREIVVPERIVQTFEFEGMPGQVAVETLVFTEQDGRTTITSSTRFDTTAQRDGMIDSGMAQGAAESYAALDRYLATLR, via the coding sequence ATGAACAATCTCCCTGACCTCACGATCGACCTGCCGTCCGATCGGGAGGTCACCCTCACCCGGTCCTTCGACGCCCCACGCGAGTTGGTCTACGCCGCGCACACCCAGGCCGAGCACCTCAAGCACTGGTGGGGGCGGGGTAACCCGCTGGACGTCGAGATCGATTTCCGGGTGGGCGGCCACTATCGCTGCGTCGAGCACGCCCAGGACGGCAACGACTACGCCTTCCGCGGTGAATACCGGGAGATCGTCGTGCCGGAGCGGATCGTGCAGACCTTCGAGTTCGAGGGCATGCCCGGCCAGGTGGCGGTGGAGACGCTGGTCTTCACCGAGCAGGACGGGCGCACCACCATCACGAGCAGCACCCGCTTCGACACCACGGCGCAGCGCGACGGCATGATCGACTCCGGGATGGCCCAGGGGGCAGCCGAGTCGTACGCAGCGCTGGACCGGTACCTCGCCACACTGCGCTGA
- a CDS encoding phosphotransferase enzyme family protein — MSEDITRQVAERVHTGFGLHLSTLERVTHGADQRARLWLACGVDGSRYAVKLSGGGTRAGLAVTAYLAGQGVPGIAAPMPTRDGRLSVEHDGHRLSVVPWVSDQRALDGPMTDAHWRAYGEVLAAVHAVPVIDEVRRLLPAGGAAYPSIVAGTRAVAERLRDPDPDDLAGPLAAELAGVWSGVADRVVTLTRDVERLAVDQRARPGPAVVCHSDPHLGNLLLGPDGQVWLIDWDDVVLAPPECDLMFVLGGVLAFAPISTRQQKAVLAGYGPADIDPARLAWFLAVRALDDLSDWTRQALDPDAETADRDRAARIVRGLVSPVGLVTLADAALRDLDRRR, encoded by the coding sequence GTGAGCGAGGACATCACGCGGCAGGTGGCCGAGCGGGTCCACACTGGCTTCGGCCTGCATCTGTCCACACTGGAACGGGTGACCCACGGCGCGGACCAGCGCGCCCGACTGTGGCTGGCCTGCGGCGTCGATGGCTCTCGGTACGCGGTCAAACTGAGCGGTGGCGGCACCCGCGCCGGCCTGGCCGTGACGGCGTACCTGGCCGGCCAGGGGGTGCCGGGCATCGCCGCGCCGATGCCCACCCGGGACGGGCGGCTGTCCGTCGAACACGACGGCCACCGCCTCTCGGTCGTGCCCTGGGTCTCCGATCAGCGGGCGCTCGACGGCCCGATGACCGACGCGCACTGGCGCGCGTACGGCGAGGTGCTGGCCGCCGTGCACGCGGTGCCGGTGATCGACGAGGTGCGACGACTGTTGCCGGCGGGCGGCGCGGCGTACCCCTCGATCGTGGCCGGGACCCGCGCGGTGGCCGAGCGGCTGCGCGATCCGGATCCGGACGACCTCGCCGGGCCGCTGGCCGCGGAGCTGGCGGGCGTGTGGTCCGGGGTGGCCGACCGGGTGGTCACACTGACCCGTGACGTCGAGCGCCTCGCCGTCGACCAGCGCGCCCGGCCCGGCCCGGCCGTCGTCTGCCACAGCGACCCGCACCTGGGCAATCTGCTGCTCGGCCCGGACGGGCAGGTCTGGTTGATCGACTGGGACGACGTGGTGCTCGCCCCGCCCGAGTGTGACCTGATGTTCGTGCTGGGTGGGGTGCTCGCCTTCGCGCCGATCAGCACCCGTCAGCAGAAGGCCGTTCTCGCCGGCTACGGCCCGGCCGACATCGACCCGGCCCGCCTGGCGTGGTTCCTCGCGGTCCGCGCGCTCGACGACCTCAGCGACTGGACCCGCCAGGCGCTGGACCCGGACGCCGAGACGGCCGACAGGGATCGGGCGGCGCGCATCGTGCGGGGGTTGGTGTCGCCGGTCGGTCTGGTCACCCTCGCCGACGCGGCGCTGCGCGATCTCGACCGGCGGCGTTGA